In a genomic window of Chrysemys picta bellii isolate R12L10 chromosome 1, ASM1138683v2, whole genome shotgun sequence:
- the LOC101938253 gene encoding C->U-editing enzyme APOBEC-1-like isoform X2 codes for MYPETSRKGENESTIPTSFTRWKICQEDFVENYDPSVLPSVTYLLYEITWNSRRRPWQRWICSAGGEHAETYFLEDVYRKLRSNPFVHCSITCYISWSPCGYCCQEIIDFLEKMPNLSLVIYVSRLYWHQVENNRNGLWNLENIGVSIQVMDLPDYSYCWRTFVYDEDKDEDDYWPSHFAPWIMLYSLELQSILQNIPSCLKISSDENYTPVFSLCVEDEEQKRALTSYNTY; via the exons ATGTATCCAGAGACATCACGCAAGGGTGAGAATGAAAGCACCATACCCACGTCCTTCACAAG GTGGAAGATATGCCAGGAGGATTTTGTGGAGAATTATGACCCAAGTGTCCTTCCAAGTGTGACTTACCTTCTCTATGAAATCACGTGGAACTCTCGCAGAAGGCCCTGGCAAAGATGGATCTGTAGTGCTGGCGGTGAGCATGCTGAAACGTACTTCCTGGAAGATGTCTATAGAAAGCTAAGATCTAATCCTTTTGTCCACTGCTCCATCACCTGTTACATATCCTGGAGCCCCTGTGGGTACTGCTGCCAGGAGATCATAGATTTTCTGGAGAAAATGCCTAATTTGAGTCTAGTCATTTATGTATCACGGCTCTACTGGCACCAAGTCGAAAACAATCGTAACGGTCTGTGGAACCTGGAGAATATCGGAGTGTCCATCCAAGTCATGGATCTCCCAG ATTATAGCTACTGTTGGAGAACATTTGTCTATGATGAGGACAAGGATGAAGATGATTATTGGCCCAGTCACTTTGCTCCATGGATAATGCTATATTCTCTTGAACTCCAGTCCATCCTTCAG AACATTCCCTCTTGCTTAAAGATTTCATCAGATGAGAATTATACTCCAGTTTTCAGCCTGTGTGTAGAAGATGAGGAACAGAAAAGAGCACTCACATCATACAATACCTATTAG